The genomic DNA TGGAGTCTTCGATGGTGCTGTTCGAGACGCAGCAGCCTGCTTCAAGGACCACGTTGGGGCCCACGACTGAGTTGGTGATGACTGCGTCGTCGGCGACCCATACGGGGGGAATCAATCGGCTGTCGACAAGTCGGGCGCTCGTCCTGCCGCCGTTGCCGAATCCTTGCTGGAGCAGCCAGCTATTGGTATTCAAATGGGCATCGATGACACCACAATCGTGCCACTCAGTCATCAGCTCCGTGACAAAGCGTGCGCCCGATTCGATCATGAGATTGAAGGCATCGGCGATAAAGAATTCCCCTTTCAGCAGCTGCTTTCGCTGCATCTGCTGCTCAATAGCATCGACGAGATCGCGACCCTCGCGCACGAAGTACGCGCCCAGGATCGCCAATTTGTGGTCCATTGTGTCCGGTTTTTCGACCAATCTTTCGACGGTCCCATCTGGCCGGGTAAAGGCGACACCGAACCTGCGTGGATCCTCGACCTCTTTCACGCCCAGCACGGCATCGGCGTCGGCCTGGCTCATGGCCTCCAGGTCGATGCGGAAGATGGTATCAGCAAACACGATGAAACAGGGTCCGCTGATGAGCTCGCGGGCAAGCCAGATGGCATGGCTTTGGCCCACCAACTCGTCCTGGACCACGAAACGGTTTCTGTACTGAGGAAAGTTTTCTTCGACGTAGGGCTGGATCTGATCGCCGAGCCAACCGGTGATGTAAATGACCTCTTCCAGTCCAACCCCCTCGAATTGGTCGAGTACGTGTCCCAGCATCGGTTTTCCCGCGACGTCGATCAAGACCTTGGGGCGGGACCATGTGTGGGGCCGCATGCGTTTTCCGTAGCCGGCAACCGGCAGAATAAGTTTCATAGATTGACCTCTTCTTCTCGAATCTCAGGGTGTCGGGTGTGCCAATCGGTGGCTTGTTCATAGGCATAGGCCGCCCGCAATACCGTTTCCTCGCCGAAGGCAGGGCCGATGAGTTGAAGACCAACAGGCAAACCCTCCTGGTCGAAACCACAGGGCAGACTGATGCCGCAGTTGCCTGCCAGGTTTAGCGATAAGGTAAAGATATCAGCCAGGTACATGCTTAACGGGTCGTCGGTCCGTTCGCCGATTCGGAACGCTGTTGTCGGGCTGGTGGGTGCAGCGATGATATCGACCTGTTGGAAGGCTTTTTCGAAATCCCGCTTCAACAGGGTTCTCACCTGTTGGGCCTTGAGGTAGTAGGCATCGTAATACCCTGCGCTGAGCGCATAGGTGCCAAGCATGATTCGGCGCTTGACCTCGTCACCAAAGCCCTGGCCGCGCGACATGGTGAAGCCCTGCCACATCGTAGTGGCATCGGGATGACGGAAACCATAGCGCACACCGTCGTAGCGAGCCAGGTTGGCACTGGCCTCGGCCGGGGCAAGCAAGTAATAGACCGGCAGGGCAAGGTCGGTATGGGGCAGGCTGATCTCCTGAACCTGGGCGCCCAGTTCTTCAAGCAGGGCGATAGCAGCCCGGGTTGCGCCGGCGACCTCCGCTTGTATCCCCTCGACGAAAAACTCTCTTGGCACGCCGATGCGGAGCCCCTTGACGCCCTGGCCGAGGGATGCGGTATAGTCGGGTAGGGGAAGGTTCACCGATGTCGAATCTCCCGGATCGTAGCCGGCGATCACATTGAGCAACAGGGCGGCGTCTGTGACATCCCGGGCCAGGGGACCGATCTGGTCGAGACTTGAGGCGAAGGCGATCAGGCCATAACGACTGACTCGCCCGTAGGTGGGCTTCAGGCCGACCACGCCGCACAGGGAGGCTGGTTGGCGAACACTGCCTCCCGTGTCTGAACCCAGGGCGGCGAGGCACTCGCCTGCTGCCACGGCCGCGGCACTACCGCCGCTGGAACCACCCGGTACCCGGTCCAGATCCCATGGATTGTGTGTGGTAACATAGGCCGAGTTTTCGGTGGAGGAGCCCATGGCAAACTCATCGGTATTGGTCTTGCCCAAAAAGACGGCCCCATTGGCCCGCAGCTTCCCGACGGCAGTTCCTTCAAACGGAGGGATGAAGCCCTCCAGTATCTTTGATCCGGCGGTGGCGGGCAAACCCTCCAGAAGTATGACATCTTTGATGGCGAGGGGAATGCCCAGCAAGGGGGGCAGCTCGGCAGAATCGTCGGCAGACGCAAATGCCTCATCTGCCGCGGCAGCGCGGTCAAGGGCCACCTCGGGCATCAGCGATAGATAGGCCTTGGTCGAGTTGTCGACGGCACAGATTCGGTCCAGCAGCGATTGAGTCAACTCTACCGAGGAGATGGCCCGGCCGCGCAGATGCCGGGCGGCTTCATGGATCGTCCAGAAAAAGGGTTGGGTCATGGATGAGGCCTTCGGGTATCCAGAAAAGGAGCTGAGCGGACTCTAATCGGACGAAAAGACAGCAGGAACCCGGAAGAAGTCCCCGTCCCGGTCGGGTGCATTGGCCAGGGCATCCTCCGACGTCAAGCCAGGAGTTACCCGATCCTCGCGCATGACCGTACGGAGCGGCAGCACAGAAGCTGTCGGTGGCACCGAGGAGGTATCCACCTGTTCCAGGGCGTCGAAGTGGCCCAGAATGTCGGTCAGTTGCCGGCTAAACTGCTCGATCTCTTGCGGGGTGAGTGCCAATCGGGCCAGATGGGCGATATGTTCGACGTCGGCCGTGGATAGTGCCATGAATAGCTCCTTTCAGTCGAAGGTAGGTTTCAATATATTAACGCACCGGAGTTGAGAAAGCAAGAAATGGTGCGGTGCTATCCTGATTGCACCTTGCTTGCCTGCGTCCGCGACCGGTGTTATACTCTGGGAACAGGGTTATTTGCCATGGGCGTTTCGATCCCAGATTACCATCCACGCCCCTTCATCGACTGGAATCGCAGACATCATGTGGAAACGCTGCAATCGGGCCTTGGTGCCCTTCATTTTGACCGCCTGGTTGATAGTCGGCTGTGTGGGTTTGCCTGCCAATTCTGTCCTGGCACCCGCTGCCGAAGACCTGGCGGTCTATCACAAGGCGCTGGCACCCGGTCAGCGCAGTTTGTTGGATGAGCTTCCTCCCTTCCCCGAATACAAGATCCAGGTGGAGATCGATCCTGAGGAGCAGGAGTTGCACGGTCAGATGACGTTGGAGCTGCCGGCGGACGACTCTGTGCCTCCCCTCCAGGATTATTACTTTCGTCTCTATCCAAACCTCGATCATTTTCACGGCAGCATGGATATCGATCTGGTCGCGATCAATAGTCAGGCGGCGCCCTATAGCTTCAATACATCGGACACGGCCATCCACGTGGCGGTACCCACCGATGCAATCAAGCCAGGAAAGCCGATCACCTTTTCCATCAACTGGAGGGCGAATGTGCAATCGGTACCCAGCCACATCTATTCGCTGTTCGGTCAAGGGGAAGGGGTAATGAGTCTGCCCCTGTTCTATCCCGTACTGGCTGTGCAAGACGAGGATTCCCCGTCAGGGTGGAATCTCGGTGTGGGGCTGCCACGGGGTGATGCTGCCTTTACCGAAATGGCGCTCTATCAGGTCAAGGTAGTCGTGCCGCAGAACTACGTTGTGGTAGGGACCGGGTCGCTGATTGACCTGCACGATTGGCAGGGTGACGACGCTGTCGACGACGAAGGGGAGGAAACGCCGTCAGAAGTGCTGAGGGAATGGACATTGGTCAGCCCTCCAGCCCGGGAGTTTGCCCTCTTTGTGAGCGACCAATTCCGGCTGGTCGAGACCTTCGCCAACGATGTTCGCATCAACTCCTGGCACTTATCCGGCGATGAGATAACGGGGCGGGCGGCTGCGGAATATACGGCAGCCGCATTGCGCATCTATCAAGAGATTTTTGGGCCCTATCCCTATGCTGAACTGGATGTGGTGCCAGGGCCCATGGGTGTGCACGGCATGGAGTATCCGGGCCTGTTTGAGTTAGGCGTCGGCCTCTATCGCGAACGCGCTGGCGATATGGAATCGCGCATCGCACACGAGGTAGCCCATCAGTGGTGGTACAACCTGGTAGGCAACGATCCGGTCAATGTGCCCTGGCTTGACGAGGGATTGGCCGAGTTCTCGACCTATTTCTACCGGGAGAAGATCAGGGGAGAGAAGTCGGCGGAATGGCTGGCGGAGAATCGCTGGTGGGCCGCCTACGAATATGCCATAGAACGGGGCGAGGATGCGGTTGTCAATCAGCCGGCAGAGGCTTTCGGCAGCAACTACGAAACGATGATCTATGGCAAGGCTGCCCTATACCATTATGCACTGCTGAAGGTTCTGGGCGAGCAGCGATACCTGGAATTGCTGCGTCGCTACCTGGACGAGAACCGTTATCAGGTTGCCACCCCCCAGGATTTCCAGAGTCTGGCGGAGGAATTTGCCGGGTCCGATGCCGTTGAGATCTACGAACGGTGGATAGAGAGCGCCGAAGATCCCACACCCACACCCACACCCACACCAACGCCGCAAGCCGATGCCGAGGATGGGCAGCAACCCCCGGAGACTCCCGAAACTCCCGACGACGCTGCAACACCCTCGCCGTGAGCCCATTGCAGGGCATGGAAGTGTCAGATCATTTCATCGACCTCCGTCGAGTCATTCCCTGAAACCATTTGAGGCCGCAGACCATGAGCAAAACCAATCAGCATCAAGATGACGAATACGCCCGATGGCAGGCTGTCGGCAGCGAGGCATCCTATCTCCAGGCTGGTGAACCTACGCGAGGACCATCGCGTGTCTCCTTTCCACCTGGGATTCACAGCAACAGCAGCACGGAAGTCCAGCCGGGCCAGCCTGAGGAATTCCGCGGTCTTTGGGTGACCCGTTGGGATTACAGCACAGCGGACGATATTCGGCGAATGGCCGATCAAGCGTCCAATGCTAACTTCAACGTGCTTCTGTTTCAGGTTCGGGGCAACGCCGATGCCTATTATAACTCGGCATTGGAGCCCTGGGCTGCCCGCCTGACCGGGACCCTGGGAGCCGACCCCGGGTGGGATCCTCTGGCGGTAGCCATCGAGGAAGCGCACGATCGAGGTCTGGAACTGCATGCCTGGCTCAACGGCTATCCTGCCTGGTTGGGCGAGACGCCACCTCCCGAGGCCGATCCCGAGCCGATCTATCACCGGTTCAACCGTCTTTACGGCGATAACTGGGTGATGTGGAATCGCGACCAGGAACCCATGCCGTTGAGCAAGGACTACCTGTGGGCCAACCCTGCACATTGGGCAGTGAATGAGCACATCATTGCTGTCTGCCGTGATCTGCTGACACGCTACTATCTGGACGGCATCCATCTGGACCATGCCCGCTACGCCAGTTGGGAGTATTCCCAGGACCCCCTCACACTCGATCGCGTTGCTCAGAACCGCAGTGTGGACCCCGGCATCGACCACAAGGAATTTCAGCGTCAGCAAATCAATGGCCTGGTTGCCGGCATCCATGATGCCATCGATGACCTGAAGCCTGGGTTGCTGCTGAGTGCCGCTGTCTGGCCGGTTTATCAGGACACATGGGATTGGTGGCAAAAGGGGGATGGTTTCGACGGATTCTGCCAGGATTCCATCGGTTGGCTCAACCAGTGGCTTGTGGATGCAATTTGCCCAATGCTTTACCTGACCAGCATCACCCAGGACGATGACCAGTTTGAGACGCTTGTGCGCGATTTCGTCGCCCGTGCCAACGATAATCCCGTCTTTCCGGGAATCACGGCTACCTA from Chloroflexota bacterium includes the following:
- the gatA gene encoding Asp-tRNA(Asn)/Glu-tRNA(Gln) amidotransferase subunit GatA, with product MTQPFFWTIHEAARHLRGRAISSVELTQSLLDRICAVDNSTKAYLSLMPEVALDRAAAADEAFASADDSAELPPLLGIPLAIKDVILLEGLPATAGSKILEGFIPPFEGTAVGKLRANGAVFLGKTNTDEFAMGSSTENSAYVTTHNPWDLDRVPGGSSGGSAAAVAAGECLAALGSDTGGSVRQPASLCGVVGLKPTYGRVSRYGLIAFASSLDQIGPLARDVTDAALLLNVIAGYDPGDSTSVNLPLPDYTASLGQGVKGLRIGVPREFFVEGIQAEVAGATRAAIALLEELGAQVQEISLPHTDLALPVYYLLAPAEASANLARYDGVRYGFRHPDATTMWQGFTMSRGQGFGDEVKRRIMLGTYALSAGYYDAYYLKAQQVRTLLKRDFEKAFQQVDIIAAPTSPTTAFRIGERTDDPLSMYLADIFTLSLNLAGNCGISLPCGFDQEGLPVGLQLIGPAFGEETVLRAAYAYEQATDWHTRHPEIREEEVNL
- the gatC gene encoding Asp-tRNA(Asn)/Glu-tRNA(Gln) amidotransferase subunit GatC, with translation MALSTADVEHIAHLARLALTPQEIEQFSRQLTDILGHFDALEQVDTSSVPPTASVLPLRTVMREDRVTPGLTSEDALANAPDRDGDFFRVPAVFSSD
- a CDS encoding M1 family metallopeptidase, with amino-acid sequence MWKRCNRALVPFILTAWLIVGCVGLPANSVLAPAAEDLAVYHKALAPGQRSLLDELPPFPEYKIQVEIDPEEQELHGQMTLELPADDSVPPLQDYYFRLYPNLDHFHGSMDIDLVAINSQAAPYSFNTSDTAIHVAVPTDAIKPGKPITFSINWRANVQSVPSHIYSLFGQGEGVMSLPLFYPVLAVQDEDSPSGWNLGVGLPRGDAAFTEMALYQVKVVVPQNYVVVGTGSLIDLHDWQGDDAVDDEGEETPSEVLREWTLVSPPAREFALFVSDQFRLVETFANDVRINSWHLSGDEITGRAAAEYTAAALRIYQEIFGPYPYAELDVVPGPMGVHGMEYPGLFELGVGLYRERAGDMESRIAHEVAHQWWYNLVGNDPVNVPWLDEGLAEFSTYFYREKIRGEKSAEWLAENRWWAAYEYAIERGEDAVVNQPAEAFGSNYETMIYGKAALYHYALLKVLGEQRYLELLRRYLDENRYQVATPQDFQSLAEEFAGSDAVEIYERWIESAEDPTPTPTPTPTPQADAEDGQQPPETPETPDDAATPSP
- a CDS encoding sugar phosphate nucleotidyltransferase, with amino-acid sequence MKLILPVAGYGKRMRPHTWSRPKVLIDVAGKPMLGHVLDQFEGVGLEEVIYITGWLGDQIQPYVEENFPQYRNRFVVQDELVGQSHAIWLARELISGPCFIVFADTIFRIDLEAMSQADADAVLGVKEVEDPRRFGVAFTRPDGTVERLVEKPDTMDHKLAILGAYFVREGRDLVDAIEQQMQRKQLLKGEFFIADAFNLMIESGARFVTELMTEWHDCGVIDAHLNTNSWLLQQGFGNGGRTSARLVDSRLIPPVWVADDAVITNSVVGPNVVLEAGCCVSNSTIEDSIVMAGSQVDNSHLNWVMLGERTVVDSHLGSLNIGDDSIVLSE
- a CDS encoding family 10 glycosylhydrolase, with translation MSKTNQHQDDEYARWQAVGSEASYLQAGEPTRGPSRVSFPPGIHSNSSTEVQPGQPEEFRGLWVTRWDYSTADDIRRMADQASNANFNVLLFQVRGNADAYYNSALEPWAARLTGTLGADPGWDPLAVAIEEAHDRGLELHAWLNGYPAWLGETPPPEADPEPIYHRFNRLYGDNWVMWNRDQEPMPLSKDYLWANPAHWAVNEHIIAVCRDLLTRYYLDGIHLDHARYASWEYSQDPLTLDRVAQNRSVDPGIDHKEFQRQQINGLVAGIHDAIDDLKPGLLLSAAVWPVYQDTWDWWQKGDGFDGFCQDSIGWLNQWLVDAICPMLYLTSITQDDDQFETLVRDFVARANDNPVFPGITATYSDFDRIAKRIDIVRQAGARGQALFAYEHVDKRKYWDAFRKGPFATPAVVLPPYRTRKYVSGRLRIEGLVEEIQEKETALMKN